One genomic region from Rhinoraja longicauda isolate Sanriku21f chromosome 8, sRhiLon1.1, whole genome shotgun sequence encodes:
- the rpl39 gene encoding large ribosomal subunit protein eL39: MCEMQIGMCVGIYVEALGAVIAKPLPPASLSLSDPPLWEPQRLAMPSHKTFRIKRFLAKKMKQNRPIPQWIRMKTGNKIRYNSKRRHWRRTKLGL, from the exons atgtgtgagatgcaaat TGGCATGTGTGTGGGGATCTACGTTGAGGCCCTTGGCGCGGTGATCGCTAAGCCCCTCCCCcccgcgtctctctctctctctgatccgCCATTGTGGGAGCCGCAGCGTTTGGCCATG CCGTCCCACAAAACTTTCCGGATCAAGCGCTTCCTCGCCAAGAAGATGAAGCAGAACCGGCCGATCCCGCAGTGGATCCGCATGAAAACCGGCAACAAGATCAG GTACAACTCCAAGAGGAGACACTGGAGGAGGACCAAACTGGGCTTGTAA